DNA from Ovis canadensis isolate MfBH-ARS-UI-01 breed Bighorn chromosome 4, ARS-UI_OviCan_v2, whole genome shotgun sequence:
caactcttacatccatacataactactggaaaaatcatagctttaactatatggccCTTTATcatcaaagtaatatctctgctttttaatatgctgtctaggtttgtcatagctttccttccaaggagcaagcatcttttaatttcatgactgcagtcaccatctgcagtgattctggagccccagacaataaagtctttcactgcttctgttgtttcccagcccggcatttcacatgatgtagctAAATAtgctaaataagcagagtggcaatacatagccttaacgtactccttccccaattttgaaccagtttgttgttccatgttcagttctaactgttgcttcttgtctctcaggagacaggttaaatgacttggtatttccatctctttgagaattttccacaatttgttttgatccacagtcaaaggcttttgtgtagtcaatgaagcagaagtagacattttcttggaattcccttgcttttctatgatacagcaaatggtggcaatttgatgtctggctcttctgccttttctaaacaaagcttgtacatctggaatttctcagatCACATACTACTGATCCCAAGTATTTAAGGATTTTgcatattactttgctagcatatgaaatgactgcaattgtactgtagttgaacattcttttgaATTGCCCatttttaggattggaatgaaaactattcttttccagtcctgtggccactgtagagttttccaaagttgctgacatattgagtgcagcacttgaacagcattgccttttaggattttaaatggaccagctggaattccatcacttccactagctttgttcactcTAATaattcctaaggcctgcttgacttcacccTCCAGGATATCCATCTCCAGATGAGTGACCATGCCATCATGGTTATCAagttattaagacctttttgtacagttcttctgtgtattctcgccacctcttcttaatctcttctgcttctgttagtctttaccatttctgtcctttatcatgtccatccttgcatgaaatattccctcgaTATGTccaatttcttgaagagatctcttgtctttcctaatctgttgttttcctctatttctttacattgttcacttaagaagcctttcttatcgtTCCtggttattctctggaactctgcattcagttgggcatatctttccctttctcctttgcctttcgcttctcttattttctcagctatttgtaaagcgtcctcagacaaccatgctgcattcttacatttctttttcttatggatGGTTTTTGTCACACCTCCTGtaaaatgttatgaacctctgtccatagtttttcaggcactctgctaTCATATTTAATCCCataaatctattcatcacctccactgtataatcataaggggtttcatttaggtcatacctgaattgtctctTGTTTCTCCCTACTTTTAAttcaagcctgaattttgcaacaggaagctcatgatctgagctacagtcagctctaggtcttgtttttgctaactgtatggaacttctccatcttcagctgaaaagcttataatcaatctgatttcagtcttaaccatctggtgatgtccatgtgtagagttgtctcttgtgttgttggaaaagggtgtttgttaCAACCAGTGTATTctatctttgccctgcttcattttgtactccaaggccaagcttgcctattactccagataACCCTTGACTTtctactgttgcattccagttccctattaTGAAATGTACATAACTTTTTGGTGTTAgatctagaaagtcttgtaggtcttcatagaattcttcaacttcagcttcttcggcattaatGGCTAggacacagacttggattactgtgatgttgaataatttgccttgaaaatgaactgagatcattctttgtttttgagattgcacccagcactgaatttcagattcttttgttgcctttgagggctattccatttcttctaaggtattcttgcccatagtaggagatataatggtcatctgaattaagttcaCTCATTCCTATctatcttagttcactgatttctaagatgtCAAGGTTCACTCAGGCCATCTCCTGCTTGTTCAtgtctaatttgccttgattcatgaacctaacattccaggttcctatgcagtgaaGTTCTtaatagcatcagactttactttcaccaccagacacgtcTACAACTGAGTacaactgagtgtcatttctgctttggcttagcctcttcattctctctggagctatttctctgctcttccccagtagcatattggacatcgTCCAACCCTGGGGGCTCGTCTTCTGGTGccatatcattttgccttttcacaatattcatggggttctcaaagcaagtatactggagtggattgccattccctgctccagtggatcatgttttgtcagaactccgcactatgacccatccattttgggtggccctgtACAGTGTGGTTcgtagcttcattgagttacacaagactCTTTGCCGTGACAATGCTGTGATCCGTGAAGGGGGATAGATGAAGATATATTGTTGTAAATGTAATAAAAAGCTAAACAAGGTGAAGGTAGATTTCTCTATAGAAATACCAGGATGTCCAAAGTATTCTGAGTAAAACCCCAAGGGTGAGAACATTTGAATTTACTGTTTGGGGGCTGACAGGCCATTCAGCACAGAGCTGCCAGCTACCTGGAGAAGTTGCAGGAAATGGGCTGATGGCCCCAGCCATGACCATGCACATCAGTCCTATAGGGCACAAAGGTAGTGATGAGAGACAATATTTCAAGATCTCTAAAATTATAATGTAGTGCAAACATATCTATGTCTCTCTTCTTGATAAGATCATGCATACTGCTAATACCACCATGGATTACTGATGGCCTTTGTAACAGAAGTGCTCAGTTTCAATGAGAGTctagtaaaaataaagataaaacctCTTTCCACCTGAATACACAGACTCACTGAGTACTATCCGCAGACCTTTCTGGGTTTATGGACCACAGAATAAAACTTCCATGCTGAACACTAACTAGACAGAAGGCTCTTGACTCCACTGAAACTTACATATGCTGTACTCTGGGATCTTCATTGATTTAGCTTCTtcttaattttggctgtgctgggtcttccttgtgtggcttttctctagttgcagtgagcaggggctacgctCCAGTTGCAGGAAAAGAGCTTCTCATCGCAGTGAATTCTCTTGTTGGGGAGAATGGGCTGTAGAGCCGCAGGCTCAATAGCTATGGGCATGCGCTTAGTTTGCcctgtgggatgtgggatcttcctggccgaGACAGAACCTGTGTattctgcattagcaggagaattgtttaccactgagccaccaaggaagcctgcatACTCTGGGATCTTCAGTTGTAAAGCACTCTCAatttgaaaaagagaaggaaaactaaCTTCAAGATCTCAATCTCATTTGGAACCCATTGCTAGGAGAAgacaatggtaccccactccagtactcttgcctggaaaatctcatgggcagaagagtctggtgggctgcagtccatggggtcgcaaagagttggacatgactaagcgacttccttttcacttttcactttcatgcattggagaaggaaatggcaacccactccactgttcttgcctggagaatcccagggacgggggagcctggtgggctgccatctatggggtcgcacagagtcggacacgactgagtgacttagcagcagcagcaggtagcagCCAGGGTTGGTGAGTAATTGCTTTCACCTCACAACTGAGGAAAACAAGAGTGAGACACATCACCCTAGTTATGAAAGGTCACTAATTACCGAAAGTCGCAGAGCTTTAGAGGAACACAGCTGGGGCTCAGCCACAGTCTGGCAACGGGGCCTGGCATTGACTTCCACGCCCAAGCAGCCAGGCTGTGGTCACAGCCCAATTCCggacagccttgactagagaaGCAAGGTAAGCCTGCTCCCCAGATGACCAACTGCCCCAAGATGACTGATCCCAGCCCTGTGAAGTCACTTACCTCTTTCCTCCCAAGCCCTAGACCCACGCTGCTAAAGCAGGAACTTGAGCACATGAGGACAGAAGACCTTCTGACCTAGAGGACATCGCATAGTTCACTCCTCCTGCCTCTGACCCACACTCACCCCTGCTTTTCAATCACTGATTAGATCTTCCTCCTCCCCTATCAACctttcttgtctttcacttttccATCCTCAAGCTAACACTGGGTCCTCTCTCCCCAGATTAAATGTTATCTTCTAAGCAACATTCCGATTGAAggcaattttaattataaattcacCTCCTGCCTCTGTAACAATTCCCCAAAGAGATTCTTCTGGGATTTGCAAACCAACAGTAAGTACAGGAGATGACCAAGGGAAGAACTATCCTCCAGGGagggaaaaaacacaaacatggcTCCAGACTTGAATCAGAACCTCCATGAGGAagggcagagaggaagggagggaagaaggggcagagaGAATGTGGGGACTCTGCCCAACTTGAAAGGTGAAAGGTTTGGGAGAAAAGTTAATGAGACCTATATTTGTAAATGACTTGGGAAAACTGAATCCCAGTGGGGAAATTTCTGGTGATGGCAGAAAAGTCAAGGCATTGGGTTGGAGTGTTATCAGACATGACCTTTGTCCTGCCTTGTCTCTTTCAGGTACTGTAAGAGTAACAGCAGTGGTTGATGTTATTCGTGAACTAAATATCTGCCCGGATGACTGGGCAGTGATACCTATTAAAGCAAATCGCTTTTCTCTCACTAAGAACCTACCATAGTCTGATCTAAATGGAAGCCTTTATCTCTGCACATCCCAACCCCACCAGCAGGGGATTTCCTCCAAGGAAAGCTGGTTGGGGTCAACTAGCTAACTTTAGTCTCTAAAATAAACTTCTCACAAGCTTCTCTGACTTCTGCTGTGTCTTTCCTACAAAGTCTACCCCCAAAGGAATCTCAGAACAGCCAGAATTTTTAGGGTTCTGCTCTTTCAAAAGACCTTTACTGAGGAGAGTTTTTGAGCTTTCCCTGTCCATgaaatactctggccacctgatgcaaagagctgactcattggaaaagaccctgatgctgggaaagactgaaggcaagagaaggggatgacagaggatgagatggttggatctcatcaccaattcaatggacatgagtttgaataaacttcaggagttggtgacggacagggaggcctagcgtgctgcagtccatggggttgcaaagagttggacatgactgagcgactgaactgaactgaactgaactgtccatgAAAGAGAGAGGGGCCATTCTCATAGAAAGGGAAAGTGGTGGCCCTAAAACTCATAGCAAGTGATGGGCAGAATGTGGACAGGAACCTCAAGGCCCCCTATTCCCTGGTCCTCCTACATCCCACTGCTCCACACACCCTCCTTCCCCCAGGAACTGCTTCAGATCCCAGGAGATGGGAGTCACCCTGCCTCTAGCAGTGTCAGGGGCAGAATCTATGGACCCCGGGATAAACAATAGCATTCTGTTCTATTTGGCAGCTTCTTTTCAGACAGTGAAAGATGGTAGACTAAAGCATGTCTACTAGACAGTGGGCTGCACAAGAAGCATAATATGCCAAAAGGCAGAGGGCAACCTGAGGGGCTCCACCAAAGAGGGTGAATGAGTCCTTCCTGAGAGAAGGGGAGTATGAGCCAGGGTCGGGGCACACAGCGGGCAGAGGGCATTGTGGCTGATGGAATAGCAGGTGCCAAGAGGCCAGACCATGAAACAGCAGCAAGATCAGGGACAGTAAGCACTTTAATATCAGGCAGGATTAAGAGCAATTCAGGAGGGCTAGAAAGGTGGCCAACAAGGAGACAGGAACAAAATTGCTGCATCTGGACAAGAAGGCAGAACCATAAATGAGTATCAGAATCCAGGGCAAGAAAACACAATTATTGGGAAAGATCACTTGATATACTAATTAGAATAGTACAGTGATTGCATGCTTAAGATGTATCAAAAAAGCACTGAAGATTTTTATTTACATGCTTTACCACATACCTTATTATAAAACAACCTCAagctatatatacatgtatacacacacatacataggagTGAGTATTATTCTGTCATGGGGAAGAACGAAATCCTGCCATTTCCAACAACATGGgtgaaacttgaggacattatgctaagtgaaataagtcagacaaagaaagaaaaatactgtatatcacttatatgtaaaatctaacAATGCTGAACTCAGGAAGTTGGGACAGAAAGCAGAGTAAGATGATCCTGGACTCGCCTCCTCCCAGGGACACACCAAATGACAGCTATATATACAGAAGCTCTCTCTGGGAATGACCTGGAGACTAGCAGAAAAGGTTTTCCACAGCTAAAGATAAGAAGGAAAAGCTGCATGGAGAAGGATAGGAGGAACAGAAGTGCAGTCTGGTTGGGACCAGTCCTGGGGGTCTAACCCATCGGTGGGAAGGATATCACAGCCCAGGAGTCTTACCTGAGGGTTCTGAACACACCAAGGCCCCCCAGCCCAGGAGACCTGCACCAGGAAGACAAGCTCCCATACCATCTGGCTTTAAAAGCCAGGGAGCTTGATGCCTGGGAGAGCCAGAGGGCTGTGGGAAGCTGAGACACTACTCTTCAAGAAAGCTCACCAAAATTCGTTCCCTCGGAGTGTCAGCACCAAGGCAGATGTTTCAAAATCTCTTACCTTGAGGAGACTCATTGACTAATTTTCAGGTGCCAGAGCAGCAGGGATCATGGAacttctgggggcttccctggtggctcagaggttaaagcatctgcctccaatgcgggagacccgggttcgatccctaggtcgggaagatcccctggagaaggaaatggtaacccactccagtattcttgcctggagaatcccatggacggagaagcctggtaggctacagtccacggggtcgcaaagagtcagacacgactgagtgatttcactacAGAGAGACTGGCAGGTGCCACTTTGATGGCAGTTTTCTTATAGCTCACCCTCTACTTAGCTGGTCCAGCACTAACGGGCACCATTTCTGACTTGCCATTTAACTTACTTGCACTGCTTGTCCCACCCTGGGTTCACCTATGGACCCAACACATCTGGCAATCTTCCAAAGCAGCACCCCAACCCTGCCAGCCCCAACAGACATCCTCAGCCAGCAGCGAAGCCCCACCAGACCTGGCAGCCACCCCGGAGCTATACCAGAGCCCCTCCAAAGCAGCCTGCCACCCTCCCAGTTCCAGCAGACACCATCAGCCAGCACTGGCGACCCTCCAGAGTAGACCACTGCTCCCCTCATACCCAGTGACCAGGCTAAGTTGGCACCAGACTCCCTCCAATGTGGCCTCTTACCCCACTAGTCCCAGCAGGCATTTCTGACCAACACCAGAGTCCCACCAAAGCAGGCCACTGTTTCATCTTACCCGGTGGATACCCTAAGTTAGCAAAACAGAGCCCCTTCAAAGCTGACACCTGCCCTGCCAGTCTTGACGGTCACCCTTCGCTGGCAGCACCATCTGAAAGCAGCTTCGATCCCAGGCAGGGCCCGCCTGTACACAGCACAGCACCAACAATGACTGGTGCCAAGCCTTAGAGGCCGCCGCAACACGGCCAGTCCTTCACACCAGCACATCTGTGGTAAGCATGGCCCGGCCACAACATGAAGACAGGCAGTAGATCTAAACCataccaagcatcttttctgattagagacagaaagaattagaaaaagaagaacaaagaaatcccagagtcagcagaagaaaggaaataataaagatcagagagaaaatacataaaacagagGTTTCAAAAACAATAGGAGAAGAATCGAACACCACAATCGAGTGGAATTTATTCCAAGtttacaaggatggttcaacatttgcaaatcaatTAATGAGATACACTACGTTAACCTATATTaatgaaaggaaggagaaatcaCATAATCATCTTAATAGACACAAAAAAAGTGTTCAGCAATATTCAACATATattcatggttaaaaaaaatgttatcgaAGTGGGTATaaagaacatatctcaacataatgaaGGCCATTTATAACAAACCCATACCCAACATCGTACTCAATAGTGAAAGGCTGAAACTTTTCTCTAAAaacaagaacaagacaaggatgtccacccTGGCCGCTTTTATTTAACATGATATTGGAAATCCTAACCACAGCATTCAGACAAGAATAATAAGAAGCATCCgaattgaaaatgaagaaataaaatggttAGTGTTTACAGAAGACTCGATACTACATGTAAACACCCCAAAATCTATTAAAACTAATacatgaattcagcaaagttacAGTGTGTAAAATTAATAT
Protein-coding regions in this window:
- the PIP gene encoding prolactin-inducible protein; amino-acid sequence: MYSLHLLLRASPAALLLILCLQLGTTKAQEDTQQLMTMDLQMLQIDGSEEATVVLQVSTDLRECMVIKCYLLSNIPIEGNFNYKFTSCLCNNSPKRFFWDLQTNSTVRVTAVVDVIRELNICPDDWAVIPIKANRFSLTKNLP